The following proteins come from a genomic window of Mycobacterium sp. DL:
- a CDS encoding SDR family oxidoreductase, producing MPLPSPSPASTAVITGASSGIGADLARELVGRGHGVTLVARREERLRDLAAELGDAVRVEVIACDVADPAARADLLAEVERRGLTADVLINNAGHGTIGPVVDSSPAAEIAQVRVNVEAVIDLATRAVQQMVPRGRGAILNVGSTAGFQPFPGQSGYAATKAFVRSYTDGLRAELAGTGVTVAALHPGPVRTEFLQVAGMDERTFAAAFPKFMWVESREVARQGIEALEHDRGGVIPGIPNKISTKMFELMPRRMLLPLLTSQHPALRKRGH from the coding sequence ATGCCGTTGCCCTCACCGTCGCCCGCCAGCACCGCCGTCATCACCGGAGCGTCCTCGGGCATCGGCGCCGACCTTGCCCGCGAACTCGTCGGCCGAGGGCACGGCGTCACGCTGGTCGCCCGCCGGGAGGAACGGCTGCGCGACCTCGCGGCCGAACTCGGTGACGCGGTCCGCGTCGAGGTGATCGCCTGCGACGTCGCCGATCCCGCCGCCCGCGCCGACCTGCTCGCCGAGGTCGAGCGCCGCGGCCTGACCGCCGACGTGCTGATCAACAACGCCGGCCACGGAACCATCGGGCCGGTGGTGGATTCGTCGCCGGCAGCCGAGATCGCGCAGGTGCGCGTCAACGTCGAGGCCGTGATCGATCTGGCCACCCGGGCGGTGCAACAGATGGTGCCGCGCGGACGCGGCGCGATCCTCAACGTCGGATCGACCGCCGGCTTCCAGCCCTTCCCCGGTCAGTCCGGATACGCTGCGACCAAGGCGTTCGTCCGGTCCTACACCGACGGGTTGCGTGCCGAGCTTGCCGGCACCGGCGTCACCGTCGCCGCGCTGCATCCCGGGCCGGTGCGCACCGAGTTCCTGCAGGTCGCCGGCATGGACGAGCGCACCTTCGCCGCAGCCTTCCCGAAGTTCATGTGGGTGGAGTCGCGCGAAGTGGCGCGGCAGGGGATCGAGGCGCTCGAGCATGATCGCGGCGGCGTGATCCCCGGGATCCCGAACAAGATCAGCACCAAGATGTTCGAACTGATGCCCCGCCGGATGTTGTTGCCGCTACTGACCAGTCAGCACCCCGCCCTGCGCAAGCGTGGGCACTGA